The following coding sequences lie in one Corynebacterium humireducens NBRC 106098 = DSM 45392 genomic window:
- a CDS encoding methionine ABC transporter ATP-binding protein produces MTAPPTRPRTGTRIEFRDVTKVFTNQRKTETRAVDGVTLTVEPGEILGVIGYSGAGKSTLVRLINGLDSTTSGQLLLDGTDIVGLPESKLRSIRRGIGMIFQQFNLFQSRTAAGNIAYPLELAGMPRAERRRRVAELLDFVGLGDKGDNYPEQLSGGQKQRVGIARALATNPRLLLADEATSALDPETTQDVLDLLREINRELGITIVVITHEMDVVRSIADKVAVMEAGRVVEHGSVYEVFSRPQTAVARRFVSTSLRNTPDQVEAEDLLAHEGRLFTITLTEDSGFFAAAAAGREEGMLINIVHGGVTTLQRQSFGKMTVRVTGPDAAVEKFRDTLSRTTDIQEITR; encoded by the coding sequence GTGACCGCACCACCCACCCGGCCGCGTACCGGTACCCGCATCGAGTTCCGCGATGTGACCAAGGTCTTCACCAACCAGCGGAAGACCGAGACCCGCGCCGTCGACGGCGTCACCCTGACCGTCGAACCCGGCGAGATCCTCGGCGTCATCGGCTACTCCGGCGCCGGCAAGTCGACGCTCGTCCGCCTCATCAACGGGCTGGACTCCACAACCTCCGGCCAGCTGCTTCTCGACGGCACCGACATCGTCGGACTCCCCGAGTCCAAGCTGCGCTCGATCCGCCGGGGCATCGGCATGATCTTCCAGCAGTTCAACCTCTTCCAGTCCCGCACGGCCGCCGGCAACATCGCCTACCCGCTGGAGCTGGCCGGCATGCCGCGCGCGGAGCGGCGGCGGCGCGTCGCCGAGCTCCTCGACTTCGTCGGCCTGGGCGACAAGGGCGACAACTACCCGGAGCAGCTGTCGGGCGGCCAGAAGCAGCGCGTCGGCATCGCCCGCGCCCTGGCCACCAACCCGCGGCTCCTGCTCGCCGACGAGGCCACCTCGGCCCTCGACCCGGAGACCACCCAGGACGTGCTCGACCTGCTCCGGGAGATCAACCGCGAGCTGGGCATCACCATCGTCGTAATCACCCATGAGATGGACGTCGTGCGTTCCATCGCCGACAAGGTCGCCGTCATGGAGGCCGGCCGGGTGGTCGAGCACGGCAGCGTCTACGAGGTGTTCTCCCGCCCGCAGACTGCGGTGGCGCGGCGCTTCGTGTCCACCTCGCTGCGCAACACCCCCGACCAGGTCGAGGCGGAGGACCTGCTGGCCCACGAGGGCCGCCTGTTCACCATCACCCTCACGGAGGACTCCGGGTTCTTCGCCGCGGCCGCCGCCGGCCGTGAGGAGGGGATGCTCATCAACATCGTCCACGGCGGCGTCACCACGCTGCAGCGGCAGTCCTTCGGCAAGATGACCGTCCGGGTGACGGGGCCGGACGCGGCCGTCGAGAAGTTCCGTGACACGCTGTCCCGCACCACCGACATCCAGGAGATCACGCGATGA
- a CDS encoding HAD family hydrolase — translation MKIAAFDIDDTLLFPHGIAEEDIRAIRAWQEAGHLAVAATGKSLSALQSALQPYDLTFDYSVAFTGAGVADRAGDYLFSRTVPVDSLREILVPLLDDPSVAVYAMPLHGPDALLSAEPARFTGTILQDWVRVDLAELDTGDVACLPVWVPNNPSRQRQLRDDILRAHPELAVHIHRTFLDIVPAGVDKATGMREVIAHLGLPREEVTLYTFGDSWNDLALHAIADRSYAFSWSPDEVMDAADEVIEAVAPALRRLT, via the coding sequence ATGAAGATCGCCGCCTTCGACATCGACGACACCCTGCTGTTCCCCCACGGCATCGCCGAGGAGGACATCCGCGCCATCCGCGCCTGGCAGGAGGCGGGCCACCTGGCGGTCGCGGCCACGGGCAAGTCCCTCTCGGCGCTGCAGAGCGCCCTGCAGCCCTACGACCTCACCTTCGACTACTCGGTGGCGTTCACCGGGGCGGGGGTCGCGGACCGCGCGGGGGACTACCTCTTCTCCCGGACGGTGCCCGTCGACAGCCTGCGCGAGATCCTGGTCCCTCTCCTCGACGACCCCTCCGTCGCCGTCTACGCCATGCCGCTGCACGGCCCGGACGCGCTGCTCTCGGCGGAGCCCGCCCGGTTCACCGGCACGATCCTGCAGGACTGGGTGCGGGTGGACCTCGCGGAGCTGGACACCGGGGACGTGGCCTGCCTGCCGGTGTGGGTGCCGAACAACCCCTCCCGCCAGCGGCAGCTGCGCGACGACATCCTGCGCGCCCACCCCGAGCTGGCGGTGCACATCCACCGCACGTTCCTGGACATCGTGCCGGCGGGAGTCGACAAGGCGACGGGCATGCGGGAGGTCATCGCCCACCTGGGGCTGCCGCGTGAGGAGGTCACGCTCTACACCTTCGGTGACTCCTGGAACGACCTGGCGCTCCACGCGATCGCGGACCGCTCCTACGCCTTCTCCTGGTCCCCCGACGAGGTGATGGACGCCGCGGACGAGGTCATCGAGGCCGTCGCCCCGGCGCTGCGCCGCCTCACCTAG
- a CDS encoding ATP-binding protein — protein sequence MDTSASAVPYGADRPAMPPYPTYHRAGSQRVIAGVAGGLAAHLGVDVFYVRLAFIVGAFLSGLGVGVYAGLWVFSKASDAVVPAPGRHEFSRPAYLVLAAVGVAGFLASVALVSGLPGAVLVPLIVAGLGATLAWQAYDRGFGSGRSYVTIFGGAVLVLAGVLMTVFFAENVGGFTAALVGVMLTLAGVAALGVPLVVRLWNSLAEERAAKAASEERAEIASRLHDSVLQTLALIQKRADDPVEVARLARGQERELRQWLFDAEEKAMQSVFAAVEKACGEVEDLFSIRIAPVTVGEDVDLTEETQTVVLAAREAMVNAAKHAGVEKLDVYAEILAGELSIFVRDRGAGFDPEDIPADRHGIRDSIEGRMARIGGGARIRSTPGEGTEVSVTYRLPVS from the coding sequence ATGGATACCTCTGCCTCCGCGGTCCCGTACGGGGCCGACCGCCCCGCGATGCCGCCCTACCCGACGTACCACCGCGCCGGGTCGCAGCGGGTCATCGCCGGTGTGGCGGGTGGCCTGGCCGCGCACCTGGGCGTGGACGTGTTCTACGTGCGGCTGGCGTTCATCGTCGGGGCGTTCCTCTCCGGCCTGGGCGTCGGGGTGTACGCGGGACTGTGGGTGTTCTCGAAGGCCTCCGACGCGGTGGTGCCGGCCCCGGGCAGGCACGAGTTCTCCCGGCCGGCGTACCTCGTGCTGGCGGCGGTGGGCGTGGCCGGCTTCCTGGCGTCGGTGGCGCTGGTGTCGGGTCTGCCGGGGGCGGTGCTCGTGCCGCTCATCGTGGCGGGTCTGGGCGCGACCCTGGCGTGGCAGGCCTACGACCGCGGATTCGGGTCCGGGCGCAGTTACGTCACGATCTTCGGCGGGGCGGTCCTCGTCCTCGCGGGTGTCCTGATGACGGTGTTCTTCGCGGAGAACGTCGGTGGTTTCACCGCGGCGCTCGTGGGTGTGATGCTCACGTTGGCGGGTGTCGCGGCGCTCGGCGTCCCGCTGGTCGTGCGGCTGTGGAACTCCCTGGCGGAGGAACGGGCCGCGAAGGCGGCCAGCGAGGAGCGCGCCGAGATCGCCTCCCGCCTGCACGACTCGGTGCTGCAGACGCTGGCGCTCATCCAGAAGCGTGCCGACGACCCCGTCGAGGTCGCCCGCCTGGCGCGCGGTCAGGAGAGGGAGCTGCGGCAGTGGCTCTTCGACGCGGAGGAGAAGGCGATGCAGTCGGTGTTCGCGGCCGTCGAGAAGGCGTGCGGTGAGGTCGAGGACCTCTTCAGCATCCGGATCGCCCCGGTGACGGTGGGCGAGGACGTCGACCTCACGGAGGAGACCCAGACGGTGGTGCTCGCGGCGCGGGAGGCGATGGTGAATGCGGCGAAGCACGCGGGCGTCGAGAAGCTCGATGTCTACGCGGAGATCCTCGCCGGCGAGCTGAGCATCTTCGTCCGTGACCGCGGCGCCGGTTTCGACCCGGAGGACATCCCGGCGGACCGCCACGGCATCCGCGACTCCATCGAGGGCCGCATGGCCCGCATCGGGGGCGGCGCCCGCATCCGTTCGACGCCGGGGGAGGGCACCGAGGTCTCCGTGACCTACCGACTGCCGGTATCCTGA
- a CDS encoding MerR family transcriptional regulator — MDDEGMKIGEVAERTGLSIRSLRHYDDVGVVSPSGKTPGGFRLYSERDVERILLVRRMKPLQFTLEEMREFLDAAENPDSPGARATIERVHEEARNRLAKLRQRVGYAEEFLGIIEEL; from the coding sequence ATGGACGATGAGGGCATGAAGATCGGCGAGGTCGCCGAGAGGACCGGACTGTCCATCCGCTCACTGCGCCACTACGACGACGTCGGCGTCGTCTCCCCCTCCGGCAAGACCCCCGGCGGCTTCCGCCTCTACTCCGAACGCGACGTCGAACGCATCCTGCTCGTGCGCCGCATGAAACCGCTGCAGTTCACGCTCGAGGAGATGCGGGAGTTCCTCGACGCCGCCGAGAACCCCGACTCCCCCGGGGCCCGCGCCACGATCGAGCGCGTGCACGAGGAGGCCCGCAACCGCCTGGCGAAGCTGCGCCAGCGGGTGGGCTACGCCGAGGAGTTCCTCGGCATCATCGAGGAGCTGTGA
- a CDS encoding LuxR C-terminal-related transcriptional regulator, giving the protein MKVFLVDDHSVFRSGVRAELAGQVDIVGDAGTVADAIDGINAACPDVVLLDVHMPDGGGLAVLRGVSVDTVFLALSVSDAAEDVISLIRAGARGYVTKNISGAELAEAIERVHSGDAYFSPRLAGFVLDAFAGGEIVEDEPEEPKKIEDPVVDALTRRELEVLRLLARGYTYREIGSELFISVKTVETHASNILRKTQQSNRHALTRWAHSRDLD; this is encoded by the coding sequence GTGAAGGTGTTCCTCGTCGACGACCACTCAGTCTTCCGTTCCGGCGTCCGCGCCGAGCTCGCCGGGCAGGTGGACATCGTCGGCGACGCGGGGACCGTCGCCGACGCCATCGACGGCATCAACGCCGCGTGCCCCGACGTCGTGCTTCTCGACGTCCACATGCCCGACGGCGGCGGCCTCGCCGTCCTGCGCGGCGTCTCCGTGGACACCGTCTTCCTCGCGCTGAGTGTCTCCGACGCCGCCGAGGACGTCATCTCCCTGATCCGCGCGGGTGCGCGTGGCTACGTGACCAAGAACATCTCCGGCGCGGAGCTGGCCGAGGCGATCGAGCGCGTCCACTCCGGTGACGCCTACTTCTCCCCGCGGCTGGCGGGTTTCGTGCTCGACGCCTTCGCCGGCGGCGAGATCGTGGAGGACGAGCCCGAGGAGCCGAAGAAGATCGAGGACCCGGTGGTCGACGCGCTGACCCGCCGCGAACTGGAGGTCCTGCGTCTGCTGGCGCGCGGCTACACCTACCGGGAGATCGGCTCCGAGCTGTTCATCTCCGTCAAGACGGTGGAGACCCACGCCTCCAACATCCTGCGCAAGACCCAGCAGTCCAACCGCCACGCGCTGACCCGCTGGGCCCACTCGCGGGACCTGGACTGA
- a CDS encoding Y-family DNA polymerase, whose product MRVAALWFPDWPVQATRIDDEDLPATLAVARQHRIHVCSDAARRTGVRRGMRVRQAQAVCPDLVVLDEDPDRDGRMFESIAAGLDDVAASVEVLRPGLVVVEAGAAGRFHGSESRAVEMLIDAAARRGVDAQVGVADEIATALIAARVGGGQVVPAGGSRTFLAGQPVELLAAETSLHCDHALVQSLGDLGVRTLGELAALPATAVTTRFGADGERCHRIARAAADRRVAPELPAADLSVAVTPEDPIDRVDAAAFAARQLAAILHERLRAAGLVCLRLRVLAELSDGTRLERVWRTREALTESATADRVRWQLDGWLTAGGAGALAALILEPLETGPPDIVGALWGEHRDTTRVRRVVGRVQSTLGVDRVLVPRLIGGRGVAERIAFVPYGEEGGVEKQGTWPGRIPGPLPAHLRHPATQVRLLSRTARDVTVTAEALLSDVPYAVGWGNRRYRVAAWAGPWPVDAGWWGPEAQKVARLQVVGQAENERHPRAWLLLWLGGGVGCWRIEAGYR is encoded by the coding sequence GTGCGCGTCGCCGCCCTGTGGTTCCCGGACTGGCCGGTGCAGGCGACACGCATCGACGACGAGGATCTGCCCGCCACCCTGGCCGTCGCCCGTCAGCACCGCATCCACGTCTGCTCGGATGCCGCCCGCCGCACCGGGGTGCGCCGTGGCATGCGCGTGCGTCAGGCACAGGCCGTGTGCCCCGACCTGGTGGTTCTCGACGAGGACCCCGACCGCGACGGGCGGATGTTCGAGTCGATCGCCGCCGGCCTCGACGACGTCGCCGCCTCCGTGGAGGTGCTCCGTCCCGGCCTGGTCGTCGTCGAGGCAGGTGCCGCGGGCCGCTTCCACGGCTCGGAGTCGCGCGCCGTGGAGATGCTCATCGACGCCGCCGCCCGCCGTGGCGTCGACGCCCAGGTCGGGGTGGCCGACGAGATCGCCACCGCGCTCATCGCCGCCCGCGTCGGGGGCGGGCAGGTCGTCCCTGCGGGCGGGTCGCGGACCTTCCTCGCCGGGCAGCCGGTGGAGCTGCTCGCAGCGGAGACCTCCCTGCACTGCGATCATGCCCTCGTGCAGTCGCTCGGGGACCTCGGCGTGCGCACCCTCGGGGAGCTCGCCGCCCTGCCCGCCACGGCGGTGACCACCCGTTTCGGTGCCGACGGGGAACGCTGCCACCGCATCGCCCGCGCCGCCGCCGACCGCCGCGTGGCCCCGGAGCTGCCGGCCGCGGACCTCTCGGTCGCGGTCACCCCGGAGGACCCCATCGACCGGGTCGACGCCGCCGCCTTCGCCGCCCGGCAGCTGGCCGCCATCCTCCATGAGCGGCTGCGCGCCGCCGGTCTGGTCTGTCTGCGGCTGCGGGTGCTGGCGGAACTGTCCGACGGCACCCGCCTGGAGCGGGTGTGGCGCACCCGCGAGGCGCTCACCGAGTCCGCCACGGCGGACCGGGTGCGCTGGCAGCTCGACGGCTGGCTCACCGCCGGTGGCGCCGGGGCCCTCGCCGCGCTCATCCTCGAGCCCCTGGAGACGGGCCCGCCGGACATCGTCGGTGCGTTGTGGGGTGAACACCGCGACACCACCCGGGTCCGGCGCGTCGTGGGGCGGGTGCAGTCGACCCTGGGGGTCGACAGGGTCCTCGTCCCGCGGCTGATCGGCGGCCGGGGAGTGGCGGAACGCATCGCCTTCGTGCCGTACGGGGAGGAGGGGGGCGTCGAGAAGCAGGGGACGTGGCCGGGACGCATACCCGGACCCCTGCCCGCGCACCTGCGGCACCCGGCGACGCAGGTGCGGCTGCTCAGCCGGACGGCGCGGGACGTGACAGTGACGGCGGAGGCGTTGCTCAGCGACGTACCCTATGCGGTGGGCTGGGGCAACCGCCGTTACCGGGTGGCGGCGTGGGCGGGGCCGTGGCCCGTCGACGCCGGATGGTGGGGCCCGGAGGCGCAGAAGGTGGCGCGGCTGCAGGTGGTCGGGCAGGCCGAGAATGAGCGGCACCCCCGCGCCTGGCTGCTGCTGTGGCTGGGCGGGGGTGTGGGGTGCTGGCGGATCGAGGCGGGATACCGCTAA
- a CDS encoding MetQ/NlpA family ABC transporter substrate-binding protein — MTFRRLLAGTAAAVIASVGLVACGSGSSGETVRIGTTDAQLKEWDVFADIVEAEGIDIEIVPFSDYNTPNDALVQGEIDVNKFQHLDFLASYNKGANADLVPYAATEINPLSLFWKDHDSLDGIEGEGVVIPNDDTNQGRAINVLAQAGLVTLRDDSVYNPTPADVDTEKSKVSIVTVDAAQTTTAYHEGRPAIINNSFLERASIDPSLAIFQDDPSTEQAEPYINAWVTTRDKADDETLIRLAELWKDPAVTAAVLETSGNTAVTVERSPEELAAIMERLAAREQ; from the coding sequence ATGACTTTCCGTCGCCTCCTGGCCGGCACCGCCGCCGCCGTCATCGCCTCCGTGGGCCTCGTCGCCTGCGGCTCCGGCTCCTCCGGGGAGACCGTCCGCATCGGCACCACCGACGCCCAGCTCAAGGAGTGGGACGTCTTCGCCGACATCGTCGAGGCGGAGGGCATCGACATCGAGATCGTGCCGTTCTCCGACTACAACACCCCGAACGACGCGCTCGTGCAGGGTGAGATCGACGTCAACAAGTTCCAGCACCTGGACTTCCTCGCCTCCTACAACAAAGGCGCCAACGCCGACCTCGTGCCGTACGCCGCCACCGAGATCAACCCGCTGTCCCTGTTCTGGAAGGACCACGACTCCCTCGACGGCATCGAGGGCGAGGGCGTCGTCATCCCCAACGACGACACCAACCAGGGCCGCGCCATCAACGTCCTCGCCCAGGCCGGTCTGGTGACCCTGCGCGACGACAGCGTCTACAACCCGACCCCGGCCGACGTCGACACCGAGAAGTCCAAGGTCTCCATCGTCACCGTCGACGCCGCCCAGACCACCACCGCCTACCACGAGGGTCGCCCGGCCATCATCAACAACTCCTTCCTGGAGCGCGCCAGCATCGACCCGTCCCTCGCCATCTTCCAGGATGACCCGAGCACCGAGCAGGCCGAGCCGTACATCAACGCCTGGGTGACCACCCGCGACAAGGCCGACGACGAGACCCTCATCCGTCTCGCCGAGCTGTGGAAGGACCCGGCCGTCACCGCCGCCGTCCTGGAGACCTCCGGCAACACCGCCGTCACCGTCGAGCGCTCGCCCGAGGAGCTCGCCGCGATCATGGAGCGCCTCGCGGCCCGCGAGCAGTAG
- a CDS encoding methionine ABC transporter permease, whose translation MNETLLAADWNRLGPTFIDAIGDTLVMVSLTMVLGGLGGLLIGLLLYTSRAGGILQSKPLYWTLNILVNFVRPIPFIVLIAMLAPVTVQVVGTTIGRSAAIFVMCIAAAFAVARIVEQNLVAIDPGVIEAARAMGAGPWRIIRTVIIPEALGPLVLGYTFIFIAVVDMSAMAGYIGGGGLGDFAIVYGYRAYDLEVTYAAVIVIVIIVQIAQLLGNWLSRKLMRR comes from the coding sequence ATGAACGAGACCCTCCTCGCCGCAGACTGGAACCGTCTCGGCCCGACCTTCATCGACGCCATCGGCGACACCCTCGTCATGGTGTCCCTCACGATGGTGCTCGGCGGCCTCGGCGGCCTGCTCATCGGCCTGCTGCTGTACACGTCCCGCGCGGGCGGCATCCTGCAGTCGAAGCCGCTGTACTGGACGCTCAACATCCTGGTGAACTTCGTCCGCCCGATCCCCTTCATCGTGCTCATCGCCATGCTGGCGCCGGTGACGGTCCAGGTCGTGGGCACCACCATCGGCCGGTCCGCGGCGATCTTCGTCATGTGCATCGCCGCCGCCTTCGCCGTGGCCCGCATCGTCGAGCAGAACCTCGTGGCCATCGACCCCGGCGTCATCGAGGCCGCCCGCGCCATGGGGGCGGGGCCGTGGCGGATCATCCGCACGGTGATCATCCCGGAGGCCCTCGGCCCGCTGGTCCTCGGCTACACGTTCATCTTCATCGCGGTGGTCGACATGTCCGCGATGGCCGGCTACATCGGCGGTGGTGGCCTGGGTGACTTCGCCATCGTCTACGGCTACCGCGCCTACGACCTGGAGGTCACGTACGCGGCGGTCATCGTCATCGTCATCATCGTGCAGATCGCGCAGCTGCTGGGCAACTGGCTCTCGCGAAAGCTCATGCGGCGTTAG
- a CDS encoding AMIN-like domain-containing (lipo)protein, with the protein MTDSRAPLRRSSQRRTTLAAILAAGSLGLAACGTGTGMESGGAKNVGGEERSLVGTITAATLGGTGKVAPLGEGDVALKTARPAAPSLLVVESVRVAAHEGFDRIVFDLAGDGEPGWFIDYTTAPTQQGSGNPVEFPGSVALNVNIDGTAYPFELGIEDPRIGTVAGSGNVTQVQAVGTFEGRSQFIIGLKEKLPYSVAVLHDPHRLVIDVRHR; encoded by the coding sequence ATGACTGACTCCCGGGCGCCGCTTCGCAGATCCTCGCAACGCCGCACAACCCTCGCAGCCATCCTCGCCGCAGGTTCCCTCGGCCTCGCCGCCTGCGGCACCGGGACCGGGATGGAGTCCGGGGGCGCGAAGAACGTCGGCGGGGAGGAGCGTTCGCTGGTCGGGACCATCACGGCCGCCACCCTCGGAGGCACGGGCAAGGTCGCCCCGCTCGGCGAGGGCGACGTCGCACTCAAGACCGCCCGCCCGGCGGCCCCCTCCCTGCTGGTCGTCGAGTCGGTGCGCGTCGCCGCCCACGAGGGCTTCGACCGGATCGTCTTCGACCTGGCCGGCGACGGCGAGCCGGGCTGGTTCATCGACTACACCACCGCCCCGACGCAGCAGGGGTCCGGCAATCCGGTGGAGTTCCCGGGGTCGGTGGCCCTCAACGTCAACATCGACGGCACGGCCTACCCCTTCGAGCTGGGAATCGAGGATCCGCGGATCGGCACGGTCGCGGGCTCCGGCAACGTCACGCAGGTGCAGGCCGTCGGCACGTTCGAGGGCCGTTCCCAGTTCATCATCGGCCTCAAGGAGAAGCTGCCCTACTCCGTGGCGGTCCTCCACGACCCGCACCGCCTGGTCATCGACGTCCGCCACCGTTAG
- a CDS encoding sucrase ferredoxin has protein sequence MTDAADVAPLRCSDVPGEPLPGSAKQERVYVILEWPHGWSRDILDGGVFGEELTARLKEKLGKDAGLQLIRHPGRDGRRITSHHLFLVFAEQGRMEKLLVDGPEAILDLDLSGPGRNGAEPVDAPLVLVCTHGKRDVCCALKGRPLAAELSAQHPGDGLPVVWETSHTKGHRFAPSVLLMPWGYSYGRLTGETGDALVRAALQGRYFYPGNRGRGLHGPRGQVAELAVARQLLLAGEDLYFGGLAVLDDTDGADGAASVVVVHADGRSWHVRLEPREIPGVVSSCGDAPKTGQVWVATSITADQADLGWDDRE, from the coding sequence ATGACTGATGCTGCCGATGTTGCCCCCCTGCGCTGCTCAGACGTCCCCGGCGAACCGCTTCCCGGGTCCGCGAAACAGGAACGCGTCTACGTCATCCTCGAGTGGCCGCACGGCTGGAGCCGCGACATCCTCGACGGCGGCGTCTTCGGTGAGGAGCTCACCGCCCGCCTCAAGGAGAAGCTGGGCAAGGACGCCGGACTGCAGCTCATCCGCCACCCCGGCCGGGACGGCCGACGCATCACCAGCCACCACCTGTTCCTGGTGTTCGCGGAACAGGGGCGCATGGAGAAACTGCTTGTCGACGGCCCCGAGGCCATCCTCGACCTCGACCTCTCCGGCCCCGGCCGCAACGGCGCCGAGCCGGTGGACGCCCCGCTGGTCCTCGTCTGCACCCACGGCAAGCGTGATGTGTGCTGCGCCCTCAAGGGGCGGCCGCTGGCGGCGGAACTGTCGGCGCAGCACCCCGGCGACGGACTTCCGGTGGTGTGGGAGACCTCCCACACCAAGGGGCACCGTTTCGCGCCGTCGGTGCTGCTCATGCCGTGGGGATACAGCTACGGCCGCCTCACCGGGGAGACCGGTGACGCGCTGGTCCGGGCGGCCCTCCAGGGGCGCTACTTCTACCCGGGCAACCGCGGGCGGGGTCTGCACGGCCCCCGCGGCCAGGTCGCGGAGCTGGCTGTCGCCCGGCAGCTGCTGCTGGCGGGGGAGGACCTGTACTTCGGCGGACTGGCGGTGCTGGACGACACGGACGGCGCGGACGGCGCAGCCAGCGTCGTCGTCGTGCACGCCGACGGCCGTTCCTGGCATGTCCGGCTCGAACCGCGGGAGATCCCCGGGGTGGTCTCCTCCTGCGGCGACGCCCCGAAGACGGGTCAGGTGTGGGTGGCCACCAGCATCACCGCCGACCAGGCGGACCTGGGGTGGGACGACCGGGAGTAG
- a CDS encoding SulP family inorganic anion transporter yields the protein MSHTVVDAAPDQAAPTGVAASFRHAFSSATRLRTEVLGGLVVALALIPEAIAFSILAGVDPRVGLFASVTMAVTIAFTGGRPAMISAATGAVALVIAPVMRDHGYDYFIATVLLAGVIQIAMAVLGVAKLMRFIPRSVMTGFVNALGILVFTAQLTHLWDVPWLVYPLFVLGIVIMLGFPRITTVVPAPLITIVVLTGLVLLLGWDVPDVADQGELPSSLPELFLPAVPLDLTTLQIIAPYAFGMALVGLMESLMTAKLVDDLTDVHSDKTRESWGQGVANLVTGLFGGMGGCAMIGQTMINVREARARTRLSTLLSGVFLLIFVVALGDIVGMIPMAALVAIMVLVALGTIDWHSVHPRTLRLMPRSETLVMLVTVVATLATHNLAVGVILGVLTAMIMFARRVAHMVEIEKVRELDVDDDGKIDIRTYRVRGQLFWASSNDLVYRFDYNDDAGHIVIDLSQAEIWDASTVATLDAIQQKFQSRGRIVDIIGLDGQSKYRLDRLSGKLGP from the coding sequence GTGTCACACACCGTTGTCGACGCCGCCCCCGACCAGGCAGCCCCCACCGGCGTCGCGGCCTCCTTCCGCCACGCCTTCTCCTCCGCCACGCGCCTGCGTACCGAGGTCCTCGGCGGGCTGGTCGTCGCCCTCGCCCTGATCCCCGAGGCGATCGCCTTCTCCATCCTCGCGGGCGTCGACCCCCGCGTGGGCCTGTTCGCCTCCGTGACCATGGCCGTCACCATCGCCTTCACCGGTGGACGCCCGGCCATGATCTCCGCCGCGACCGGGGCCGTCGCGCTGGTCATCGCCCCGGTGATGCGCGACCACGGCTACGACTACTTCATCGCGACGGTCCTGCTCGCCGGCGTCATCCAGATCGCGATGGCGGTGCTCGGCGTCGCGAAGCTCATGCGGTTCATCCCGCGCTCGGTGATGACCGGCTTCGTCAACGCCCTGGGCATCCTCGTGTTCACGGCGCAGCTGACGCACCTGTGGGACGTGCCCTGGCTGGTGTACCCGTTGTTCGTGCTGGGCATCGTCATCATGCTCGGCTTCCCGCGGATCACCACCGTCGTCCCGGCGCCGCTCATCACCATCGTCGTGCTCACCGGCCTGGTGCTCCTCCTCGGCTGGGACGTCCCCGACGTCGCCGACCAGGGCGAACTGCCGAGCTCCCTGCCGGAGCTCTTCCTCCCCGCCGTCCCGCTGGACCTCACGACCCTGCAGATCATCGCCCCCTACGCCTTCGGCATGGCGCTCGTCGGACTGATGGAGTCCCTCATGACCGCCAAACTCGTCGACGACCTCACCGACGTCCACTCCGACAAGACCCGCGAGAGCTGGGGGCAGGGTGTGGCCAACCTCGTCACCGGCCTCTTCGGCGGCATGGGCGGCTGCGCCATGATCGGCCAGACCATGATCAACGTCCGTGAGGCCCGGGCCCGCACCCGCCTGTCGACGCTCCTCTCCGGCGTCTTCCTGCTCATCTTCGTCGTCGCCCTCGGCGACATCGTCGGCATGATCCCGATGGCCGCGCTCGTGGCCATCATGGTGCTCGTCGCGCTGGGCACCATCGACTGGCACTCCGTCCACCCGCGCACCCTGCGCCTCATGCCGCGCAGCGAGACGCTCGTCATGCTCGTCACCGTCGTCGCGACGCTGGCCACGCACAACCTCGCCGTCGGCGTCATCCTCGGCGTGCTCACCGCGATGATCATGTTCGCCCGCCGCGTCGCCCACATGGTGGAGATCGAGAAGGTCCGGGAACTCGACGTCGACGACGACGGGAAGATCGACATCCGCACCTACCGGGTCCGCGGCCAGCTCTTCTGGGCCTCCTCCAACGACCTCGTCTACCGCTTCGACTACAACGACGACGCCGGCCACATCGTCATCGACCTGTCGCAGGCGGAGATCTGGGACGCCTCCACCGTGGCCACCCTCGACGCCATCCAGCAGAAGTTCCAGTCCCGCGGCCGGATCGTCGACATCATAGGCCTCGACGGGCAGAGCAAGTACCGCCTCGACCGGCTCTCCGGCAAACTGGGGCCATGA